The nucleotide sequence CGGCTCGTTGATCAGCTTCAGCGGCTTGCCGAGCCCGCTGCCGCCGCGCTCGGGGGTGAGCGGCACGTCGAGGTACCGGCCGTGGTGGTCCAGCCGCTCGCGGCGCCACACCGTCCGGCAGATCTCCACGACCTCGCGGGTCCGGCCCAGCGGCGCGGTGTAGGGGACGCCGTGGAAGCCCTCGACCACCTGCGGGCCGGACGCCCCGATGCCGAGGGTGAAGCGGCCACCGGAGACGAAGTCGAGGCCGGCGGCGGTCATGGCCAGCAGCGACGGCGTCCGCGAGTAGATGTTGAGGATCCCGGAGACCAGCTCCAGCGTCGTCGTCCGGGCGGCGAGGTAGCCCAGCTGGCTCACCGCGTCGAACGAGTAGGCCTCGGCCACGTAGACCGTGTCGAGCCCCGCGCTCTCGTACTCGGCGATCGCGGCGGCGGCGCGGTCGAAGCCGCCGCTGTAGGAGATGGGCATGCCGATGCGCACGGGTGCTCCTGTCGCCGGATGAGCGGTCACCGGCAACGTAGGCGACGGACCACTACCGCGGGACGGCGACCCAGCCCTCGGGCTCGCGCAGCGGGGCCTTGAGCACCTTGCCACCGGCGTTGCGCGGCAGCGGCCCCTCGATGACCCGCACGAACTGCGGGCACTTGAAATCGGCCAGCCGCTCGCGGGCGAAGGCGGCCAACGACGGCACGAGCCGGTCGGGAGCCACCCCGGGCCTCGGCAGGACCACCGCGCCGACCTTCTCGCCCATCACCGGGTCGGGGACGCCGACGACGGCGACCTCGAGCACGTCGGGGTGCTCGGCGAGGGCGTTCTCCACCTCGACGCTGTACACGTTCTCGCCGCCGCGGTTGATCATGTCCTTGGCGCGGTCGACGATCCGCACGATGCCGTCGGTGACGGTCGCGAGGTCGCCGGTGTGCAGCCAGCCGTCGGTGAACGTCTCCGCCGTCCGCACCGGGTCACCCCAGTACCCGGCGACGACGTTCGGCCCGCGCACCAGCAGCTCGCCGACGCCCGTCACCGGGTCGGGCCGGTCGAGGCGGATGTCGTTCACCGGGGTGGGGAACCCGACGGCGTCGGCGTGGGTCTCGGCGTACTCGTGCGGGAGGAAGGTGGCCAGCGCGGAGGTCTCGCTGAGGCCGAACCCGTTGCCGAGGCGGGCGTTCGGGAACGCCGTCCGCAGCCGGTGCACGAGCTCGGGGGCGATCGGGGCGCCGCCGTAGCTGAGGGTGCGGACGGTGGAGACGTCGGTGGTCGCCAGTGCGGGGTGGCGCAGCACCAGTTCGTAGATCGTCGGGACGCTGGTGAGCAGCGTGATGCCGTGCTCGGGGATGGCGGCCAGGAACGCCGTCGCGTCGAACCGCGGCATCAGCACCGAGGTGCCGCCCAGGGCGATCTGGGTGAGGAACTGCGAGTTGCAGCCGGTCACGTGGAAGAGCGGCACCGAGACGAGCGTGGCGTGGGACGCCTCCGGGTCGCGGCTGAGCTCGCGGCAGCGGACGACCGACTCGATGTTGCTGAGGAAGTTCTCGTGGGTGGTCATCGCGCCCTTGGGGCGGCCGGTGGTGCCGCTCGTGTAGAACAGCGCGGCGACGTCGGTGTGCGCCGGGTCGGGCACCTCCCCGGGCTCCCCGTCGGGCAGGGGCTCCCCCGGGCGGACGACGTGGGCGGCGCCGCAGTCGGCGAGGATGAACTCGGCCTCGGCCGGGGCCAGCCGGGTGTTCATGGGGACGACGACGGCGCCCGCGAGGTGGGCGCCCCAGAAGGCGAGCACCCAGTCCACGCCGTTGGGCAGCTGGACCGCGACCCGGTCACCGGTGGTCACCCCGGCGTCGCGCAGCCCGCCGGCGACGCGCATCGCCCGCTGCCAGAGCTCGGCGTAGGTGAGCTGCGGGCCACCGAG is from Blastococcus sp. HT6-4 and encodes:
- a CDS encoding AMP-binding protein gives rise to the protein MSTGSTATGEYPFDTSGIETGADGVRRYTGLPENVVRMLAGVVAARTDRVAIVELGGPQLTYAELWQRAMRVAGGLRDAGVTTGDRVAVQLPNGVDWVLAFWGAHLAGAVVVPMNTRLAPAEAEFILADCGAAHVVRPGEPLPDGEPGEVPDPAHTDVAALFYTSGTTGRPKGAMTTHENFLSNIESVVRCRELSRDPEASHATLVSVPLFHVTGCNSQFLTQIALGGTSVLMPRFDATAFLAAIPEHGITLLTSVPTIYELVLRHPALATTDVSTVRTLSYGGAPIAPELVHRLRTAFPNARLGNGFGLSETSALATFLPHEYAETHADAVGFPTPVNDIRLDRPDPVTGVGELLVRGPNVVAGYWGDPVRTAETFTDGWLHTGDLATVTDGIVRIVDRAKDMINRGGENVYSVEVENALAEHPDVLEVAVVGVPDPVMGEKVGAVVLPRPGVAPDRLVPSLAAFARERLADFKCPQFVRVIEGPLPRNAGGKVLKAPLREPEGWVAVPR